A single genomic interval of Mycolicibacterium holsaticum DSM 44478 = JCM 12374 harbors:
- a CDS encoding sigma-70 family RNA polymerase sigma factor encodes MSGTVIKLAEVTVLAHERAGGSAEDVFLADAQQYRRELLAHCYRMTGSVHDAEDLVQETYLRAWKSYQGFQGKSSVRTWLYRIATNTCLTALEGRQRRPLPTGLGAPSSDPVDDIVARDEVPWLEPFPDDATDPSTIVGSRESVRLAFVAALQHLSPRQRAVLVLREVLQWRAAEVAEAIGASTAAVNSLLQRARAQLDAVGPSEDDVLAPPDSPEAQDLLTRYIAAFESYDIDKLVELFTAEAVWEMPPFDGWYQGPREIVLLSKTHCPADGPGDMRFIRTTANGQPAAALYMVNRDTGVHQPFQMHVLAVGADGITHVVAFHATTFEKWGLPASLQPANDLG; translated from the coding sequence TTGTCGGGGACGGTGATTAAGCTCGCGGAGGTGACCGTTCTGGCCCACGAACGTGCGGGCGGCAGCGCCGAGGATGTCTTCCTTGCCGACGCGCAGCAGTACCGCCGGGAACTTCTCGCGCACTGCTACCGGATGACCGGGTCCGTGCACGACGCCGAGGATCTGGTGCAGGAAACCTACTTGCGGGCGTGGAAGTCCTACCAGGGGTTCCAGGGCAAATCGTCGGTGCGCACCTGGCTGTACCGCATCGCCACCAACACGTGCCTGACCGCGCTGGAAGGCCGCCAACGCCGCCCGCTGCCGACGGGACTGGGCGCGCCCAGCTCGGATCCGGTCGATGACATCGTCGCGCGTGACGAGGTGCCGTGGCTGGAGCCGTTTCCCGACGATGCCACCGACCCGTCGACCATCGTGGGGTCGCGCGAGTCGGTCCGGCTGGCGTTCGTGGCCGCGCTCCAACACCTCTCGCCGCGGCAACGCGCGGTGCTGGTGTTACGTGAGGTGCTCCAGTGGCGGGCCGCGGAGGTCGCCGAGGCCATCGGCGCGTCGACGGCCGCGGTCAACAGCCTGCTGCAGCGGGCCCGCGCGCAACTCGACGCCGTTGGCCCCAGCGAGGACGACGTGTTGGCGCCGCCGGACTCGCCGGAGGCCCAGGATCTGCTGACCCGCTACATCGCGGCGTTCGAGAGCTACGACATCGACAAGCTGGTCGAGTTGTTCACCGCCGAGGCGGTGTGGGAGATGCCGCCGTTCGACGGCTGGTACCAGGGCCCCCGCGAGATCGTGCTGCTATCGAAGACGCACTGCCCTGCCGACGGGCCCGGCGATATGCGGTTCATCCGGACCACCGCCAACGGTCAACCCGCCGCCGCGCTGTACATGGTCAACCGGGACACCGGCGTGCACCAGCCCTTTCAGATGCACGTGCTCGCCGTCGGCGCCGACGGCATCACGCACGTCGTCGCGTTTCACGCCACCACGTTCGAGAAGTGGGGCCTGCCCGCGTCGCTTCAGCCGGCGAATGACCTGGGGTAG
- a CDS encoding alpha/beta hydrolase, whose amino-acid sequence MVTTRSERNFEGVGGVRIVYDVWTPDGLPRGVVVICHGYAEHARRYDYVAQRFGEAGLITYALDLRGHGRSAGKRVYLRNIGEYTADFRTLVGIAARDHPDLSRVVLGHSMGGGVVFAYGAEHPDEYRAMVLSGPAVYAQDAVSSVMITVAKVLGAVLPGLPVERLETEAVSRDPEVVAAYLADPLVHHGKLPAGIAKALLKVGETMPQRAAALTAPLLVVHGEHDKLITVEGSRRLLERVAATDAHLKVYPGLYHEVFNEPERALVLDDVTAWIEAKL is encoded by the coding sequence ATGGTCACAACCCGCAGCGAACGAAACTTCGAAGGTGTCGGCGGGGTGCGCATCGTGTACGACGTGTGGACCCCCGACGGCCTACCCCGCGGTGTGGTGGTGATCTGCCACGGATACGCCGAGCACGCCCGCCGCTACGACTATGTCGCCCAACGCTTCGGCGAGGCCGGGCTGATCACCTACGCGCTGGATCTGCGCGGGCACGGACGCTCGGCCGGCAAACGTGTCTACCTGCGCAATATCGGCGAGTACACCGCGGATTTCCGCACCTTGGTCGGCATCGCGGCGCGCGATCACCCCGACCTGAGCCGGGTGGTGCTGGGCCACAGCATGGGCGGCGGGGTGGTGTTCGCCTACGGCGCCGAGCACCCCGACGAATACCGCGCGATGGTGCTGTCCGGGCCCGCCGTGTACGCACAGGACGCGGTGTCCTCGGTGATGATCACGGTGGCCAAGGTCCTCGGCGCCGTGCTGCCCGGGCTTCCGGTCGAGCGACTCGAGACCGAAGCGGTGTCCCGCGACCCCGAGGTGGTGGCGGCCTACCTGGCCGATCCGCTCGTGCACCACGGCAAGCTGCCCGCCGGCATCGCCAAGGCGCTGCTCAAGGTCGGCGAAACCATGCCGCAGCGCGCCGCCGCGCTGACCGCGCCGCTGCTGGTCGTGCACGGCGAGCACGACAAGCTGATCACGGTCGAGGGCAGCCGCCGCCTGCTCGAGCGCGTGGCCGCCACCGACGCCCACCTCAAGGTCTACCCCGGGCTCTACCACGAGGTGTTCAACGAGCCCGAACGTGCGCTGGTGCTCGACGACGTCACCGCGTGGATCGAGGCCAAGCTTTGA